From the Lancefieldella sp. Marseille-Q7238 genome, one window contains:
- a CDS encoding ABC transporter permease: MDALIAALPDIFAASVRMCVPLLLVALGELYSERAGLVNIGLDGLMTIGAFIGFVVAYKSGNLWLGVLVGACSGVLVNLIYAFCTVTLCVNQVVVGMAINILTPGIAMFAYKIIFGDSSGLVQGASMPVIAIPFLSDIPFIGKIFFRQSLLAYLAYLAIPLSIIFFTKFRSGLSYRSVGENPQAAETLGVNVIKTKYLACIVCGALAGIGGSFLTLVYTSTYADGIVAGRGFIALAAVIFGRWSPQGILGACLLFGFFDGFQINLQIFAQQVPYQFFQMLPYVFTILALVFFGAGKIGPKANGQPYYRESR; this comes from the coding sequence ATGGATGCTCTTATTGCTGCGCTTCCTGATATTTTTGCTGCCTCAGTAAGAATGTGTGTACCACTTCTGCTGGTGGCTCTTGGTGAGCTTTATTCTGAGCGTGCAGGTCTTGTAAATATTGGTCTTGATGGCCTTATGACCATCGGTGCCTTTATTGGCTTTGTCGTCGCATATAAGAGCGGCAATCTTTGGCTTGGTGTTTTGGTAGGAGCATGTTCAGGAGTGCTTGTAAATCTGATTTATGCCTTCTGTACCGTTACGCTCTGCGTGAACCAGGTAGTTGTGGGCATGGCGATCAATATTCTTACGCCCGGCATTGCGATGTTTGCATATAAGATTATCTTTGGCGATAGTTCAGGACTTGTCCAGGGTGCCTCGATGCCCGTTATTGCCATTCCGTTCTTGAGCGATATTCCTTTTATCGGAAAGATTTTCTTTAGGCAGTCTCTTCTCGCATATCTTGCGTATCTTGCCATCCCGCTTTCAATTATCTTCTTTACTAAGTTCCGCTCCGGCCTGAGCTATCGTTCAGTAGGAGAAAATCCTCAGGCAGCAGAGACGCTTGGCGTAAATGTTATCAAGACAAAATATCTGGCGTGTATTGTTTGTGGTGCCTTGGCAGGAATTGGCGGATCATTTTTGACGCTGGTGTATACCTCTACCTATGCTGATGGTATTGTAGCCGGCCGTGGTTTTATCGCCCTTGCTGCTGTTATCTTTGGTCGTTGGAGTCCGCAGGGTATTTTGGGAGCCTGCCTTCTCTTTGGCTTCTTCGATGGATTCCAGATTAATTTGCAGATTTTTGCGCAACAGGTCCCATACCAGTTCTTCCAGATGCTCCCGTACGTCTTTACGATTTTGGCACTTGTGTTTTTTGGAGCCGGAAAAATTGGTCCTAAGGCCAACGGTCAACCGTATTACCGGGAATCTCGTTAG
- a CDS encoding NCS2 family permease: METMIEKWFHLKERGTSLKTELIAGMTTFVTVAYILAVNPSVLSAAGLDSGAVFTASALASFIGTCIMALTTNYPFILAPGLGLNAYFAYTVVLGMGYSWQTALAAVFVEGAVFLLLSLTKLRDMVIDAIPSGLKLAITAGIGLFIALIGLKGAGVVVSNPATLVSMINFHTSFAEGTFSTAGISAVLALVGVLIMAILMAKGVKGSILLGILITWGLGLLCQLAGLYVPQPDAGYTSLIPDFSQGISIPSLSPILFKFDFSHIGEVGFLTVVFAILFTSLFDTIGTVLGLASKANLLEDDGSLRKAKGALVTQSVTTMLSAALGISPTCVPVECAAGITEGGRTGFSSLVAAVLFLLSLLLSPFFLAIPLFATAPALVVVGFSMMGALFGVDFTDITEGIPAFLCVIAMPFTYSIAEGMYLGVISYVVVNLCCGSEKRKKISPMMYVLAVAFLIKYLLI; this comes from the coding sequence ATGGAAACGATGATTGAGAAATGGTTTCATCTCAAAGAGAGAGGAACGTCACTTAAAACTGAGCTTATTGCTGGTATGACAACGTTTGTTACGGTCGCGTATATCCTGGCGGTCAATCCCAGCGTGCTTTCGGCCGCAGGCCTTGACAGCGGAGCGGTTTTTACGGCATCGGCTTTAGCTTCGTTTATCGGCACCTGCATCATGGCGTTGACAACGAACTATCCTTTTATTCTGGCACCGGGTCTCGGTCTCAATGCGTATTTCGCTTATACCGTAGTGCTTGGCATGGGTTACAGCTGGCAGACGGCGTTGGCAGCCGTATTTGTGGAAGGCGCCGTTTTCCTGCTCTTGTCGCTGACCAAGCTTCGCGACATGGTGATTGACGCGATTCCGTCTGGCCTTAAGCTTGCCATTACGGCCGGTATCGGTCTTTTTATTGCGCTGATTGGTCTTAAAGGAGCCGGCGTTGTCGTCAGTAATCCAGCAACGCTGGTCAGCATGATTAATTTCCACACGAGTTTTGCCGAGGGAACCTTCTCAACGGCAGGTATTTCAGCCGTTCTCGCTCTTGTCGGCGTGCTGATAATGGCAATCCTTATGGCAAAAGGAGTTAAGGGCAGTATTTTACTTGGCATCCTTATAACCTGGGGTTTGGGTTTGCTCTGCCAGCTTGCCGGTCTCTATGTTCCGCAGCCTGACGCAGGCTACACGAGTCTGATCCCTGATTTCTCTCAGGGAATCTCGATTCCTTCTCTGTCTCCCATTCTGTTCAAATTTGACTTTTCGCATATTGGCGAAGTCGGCTTTTTAACTGTTGTGTTCGCAATTCTGTTTACGTCGCTCTTTGATACCATCGGCACTGTTTTGGGCCTTGCCTCAAAGGCGAATCTTCTTGAGGATGATGGCAGCCTCCGTAAAGCCAAAGGGGCTCTTGTGACACAGTCCGTAACTACGATGCTCTCTGCAGCTCTGGGTATTTCACCTACGTGCGTTCCCGTTGAGTGCGCAGCGGGTATCACGGAAGGAGGGCGTACAGGATTTTCCTCTTTAGTTGCGGCAGTACTCTTTTTGCTTTCTTTGCTGCTTTCTCCATTCTTTTTGGCAATTCCTCTGTTTGCAACTGCGCCGGCGCTGGTAGTTGTGGGCTTCTCTATGATGGGTGCTCTTTTTGGTGTTGACTTTACCGACATTACCGAGGGTATTCCCGCTTTTCTTTGCGTTATCGCAATGCCCTTTACCTACAGCATCGCCGAAGGCATGTATCTCGGTGTTATTTCATATGTGGTAGTGAATCTGTGTTGCGGTTCGGAAAAGCGCAAAAAAATCAGCCCCATGATGTACGTGCTGGCTGTTGCCTTTCTTATCAAGTACCTGCTCATATAG
- the xdhB gene encoding xanthine dehydrogenase subunit XdhB: MYDIESLYSATSVDDAIRALSEDPESIVVAGGTDVLVKIREGKFAGAHLVSIHELHDELDGVSLSSDGTVGIGPITWFHHVTTSKVIQDTIPVLGEACDTPGGPQLRVSGTIGGNVCNAATSADSASTLYAYGALLDVKGPEGARTIPIEEWYAGPGRSTKKRDEVLVKIRIPKSHYEGFTGYYFKYGKRRALEIATMGCCCLVKLSSDKTTVTDVRLAFGVAGPTPMRALSAEEALRGMPVAEAAEKIGELAVADTNPRDSWRASKEFRLQLIKEMSKRSFAEAARRGGAEL; this comes from the coding sequence ATGTATGATATCGAATCATTGTATAGCGCTACCAGCGTTGACGACGCAATCCGAGCTCTTTCGGAAGATCCTGAATCCATCGTGGTTGCCGGCGGTACTGACGTGTTGGTAAAGATACGTGAAGGCAAATTTGCCGGGGCCCATCTAGTGTCCATCCATGAGCTTCATGACGAGCTTGACGGAGTCAGCCTCAGCTCAGACGGTACTGTTGGGATAGGACCGATTACCTGGTTCCATCATGTGACAACGAGCAAGGTTATTCAGGATACCATTCCCGTGCTTGGCGAAGCTTGCGATACGCCTGGTGGTCCGCAGCTCCGCGTCTCGGGTACCATCGGAGGAAATGTCTGCAATGCCGCCACATCGGCCGATTCCGCATCGACGCTCTATGCCTACGGAGCGCTTCTCGATGTTAAGGGTCCTGAAGGTGCAAGAACCATTCCTATTGAAGAGTGGTATGCGGGTCCCGGTCGCTCTACGAAAAAGCGCGATGAGGTTCTGGTTAAGATTAGGATTCCCAAGAGCCATTATGAGGGATTTACCGGCTATTACTTTAAGTATGGAAAACGCAGGGCTCTTGAGATCGCCACGATGGGCTGCTGCTGCCTGGTAAAGCTCTCTTCTGACAAAACAACCGTAACTGACGTTCGCCTTGCTTTTGGTGTTGCGGGACCAACGCCGATGCGTGCGCTTTCTGCTGAAGAAGCGCTGCGTGGTATGCCTGTCGCTGAGGCTGCCGAAAAGATTGGTGAGCTTGCGGTCGCTGACACCAATCCGCGCGACAGCTGGCGTGCATCAAAAGAATTCAGACTTCAGCTAATCAAGGAAATGTCGAAACGCTCCTTTGCTGAAGCGGCTCGCAGGGGAGGGGCTGAACTGTAA
- a CDS encoding BMP family protein produces MDYRNVSRRGFLGLFGAAAATTAGLSLAGCDDKETSSGGEDSSKKTKKVAMFLDGPVNDGGWGASCYGAMVESAKQHGWETAYSESVAQADWVSTMQNYVDQGYDLIVAPGNQYTADVKQVAKENPDAKFCIFNDEVSDVANIECTIPNTIQIGQLAGALAGLMTKTKSIGFIGGVELDTTKNKIKGYTEAAKKVDSSIQVTTAYAGSFSDAAKGKELASGMISTQNIDVMFGDASIVDTGAREALAAAGSDRYDIGQPGDITKDNPCIICSVVTDNVKMTNEVLDDIEAGKFGKKTVYGDLSNGGVAVGTYSDAVSADVKSQYEEIVKKISDGSFV; encoded by the coding sequence ATGGATTATCGTAACGTGAGCCGTCGCGGTTTTTTGGGTTTGTTCGGAGCGGCAGCAGCAACAACCGCAGGCCTGTCCCTTGCAGGTTGTGATGACAAGGAAACCTCGTCGGGTGGTGAGGATTCGTCCAAGAAGACCAAAAAAGTTGCCATGTTTTTAGATGGCCCCGTCAATGACGGTGGCTGGGGTGCAAGCTGCTATGGTGCCATGGTTGAGTCCGCAAAGCAGCATGGCTGGGAGACTGCATATTCTGAGTCCGTTGCTCAGGCAGACTGGGTCTCCACTATGCAAAACTACGTTGACCAGGGCTACGATCTGATTGTTGCTCCGGGAAATCAGTACACCGCCGATGTAAAACAGGTGGCAAAAGAAAATCCCGATGCCAAGTTCTGCATCTTTAACGATGAGGTCTCTGATGTTGCAAACATTGAGTGCACCATTCCAAACACCATCCAGATAGGTCAGCTTGCGGGCGCCCTTGCCGGGCTTATGACAAAGACCAAGAGCATTGGCTTTATCGGCGGTGTTGAGCTTGATACCACAAAGAACAAGATTAAGGGATATACCGAGGCGGCTAAAAAGGTGGACTCGAGCATTCAGGTAACCACCGCCTATGCGGGATCGTTCTCCGATGCTGCCAAGGGCAAGGAGCTTGCAAGCGGCATGATCAGCACCCAGAATATCGATGTCATGTTCGGTGATGCTTCAATCGTTGATACGGGTGCCCGTGAAGCTTTGGCTGCGGCCGGCAGTGATCGCTACGATATTGGACAGCCGGGAGACATCACTAAAGATAACCCCTGCATCATCTGCTCTGTGGTAACCGATAACGTTAAGATGACCAATGAGGTCCTCGATGACATTGAAGCCGGAAAGTTTGGCAAGAAGACCGTGTACGGAGATCTCTCCAACGGTGGTGTGGCCGTGGGTACGTATTCCGATGCTGTTTCTGCCGACGTTAAGTCGCAGTATGAAGAGATTGTCAAGAAGATCTCCGACGGCTCTTTCGTATAA
- the xdhC gene encoding xanthine dehydrogenase subunit XdhC, whose amino-acid sequence MDHKILKCTVNGKEVQVGFDPRESLLDTLRNRLGLTSVKRGCEVGECGACTVLIDGVATDTCLYLTEWAQGKDILTVEGLQAADGTLNPVQQAFVDEFAVQCGFCIPGLIMSTMEIVNTGKTYSRDEIRKMLSGHLCRCTGYQDVINAVEKAVNLVNGMVGEDAVKSEV is encoded by the coding sequence ATGGATCATAAAATTCTCAAATGTACGGTAAATGGCAAAGAAGTCCAGGTTGGTTTTGATCCGCGTGAATCACTTCTGGATACTCTGCGCAACAGACTGGGTCTTACCAGTGTCAAGCGTGGTTGTGAGGTGGGAGAATGCGGTGCCTGCACGGTTCTCATTGATGGCGTAGCTACCGATACCTGTCTCTATCTGACTGAGTGGGCGCAAGGTAAGGATATCCTGACAGTTGAGGGTCTTCAGGCTGCTGATGGCACTCTTAATCCCGTCCAGCAGGCTTTTGTTGATGAGTTTGCCGTGCAGTGCGGTTTTTGTATCCCTGGTCTCATCATGAGCACCATGGAGATCGTTAATACCGGAAAAACGTACTCGCGTGACGAAATCAGAAAGATGCTTTCCGGACATCTGTGCCGCTGCACGGGTTATCAAGATGTTATTAATGCAGTCGAGAAGGCCGTCAATCTTGTTAACGGAATGGTTGGCGAGGATGCCGTAAAGTCTGAAGTCTAG
- the xdhA gene encoding xanthine dehydrogenase subunit XdhA, with protein sequence MKKLKEVGRPLIRVDAYDKVTGRANYTDDLCPKPCLEAKILHATIGNGIVKSIDTSEARKVPGVVGIYTCFDVPEHPYPVAGHPWYADSRAEKRDLPDRKLLDARVRIYGDNIAAVVAEDTVACDRALAKIKVEYEEWPVVYDPKEALAGTEHPIQEGKPDNVVAHTHVQTSEDDLVKKGYKSVDEVLHDPAYHHFSAHLTTAEQSQAHIETCVSYCYEENDKIVCVSSTQIPHIVRRVIGQALGIPWGKVRVIKPYIGGGFGTKQDVHYEPLNAWLCHQVGGRCVKLELSREELFYATSGRQPKSFDVEASVDDDMHLHARSIKAWSNTGGYIHHGHALILNSVNTFRWLYHTCEDAISCEAWTVHTNGPHTGAMRAYGVPEGNWAAECLMSDIAYDMGWDGIEFRMANAIQKGYVDEFSPGHYVAANTCGLPECIEKGKAYIEWDKKKKEYANETGPIRHGVGVSCFVYKTAVAPFALETATAAVTLNQDGSVQLQMGATEIGQGADTVFTQMAAEAIGVDSEDVHIVSFQDTDVTPYDSGAYASRQTYVSGTAVKKAGEQLRSKILEFASYIYPNAQGTLDLHDHAIFDAVGDKVCDLEELALEAYYNMEHCDQLYGRATINIHSNTIAVGCTFADVTVDMPLGQVTINKIINVQDSGRLINPKLVEQQVHGGMSQSIGFALYEEILVDPKNARVLNPTLLDYKIPTTMDVPDLEAQFVETDDPTGPYGNKAVGETTTISPAAAIRDAILDATGVKFYEEPMTPQRLFEGFKREGLI encoded by the coding sequence ATGAAGAAATTAAAAGAAGTTGGCAGACCGCTCATACGAGTTGATGCGTATGACAAGGTCACCGGTCGTGCTAACTATACCGACGACCTCTGTCCCAAACCGTGCCTTGAAGCGAAGATTTTGCATGCAACCATAGGAAATGGCATTGTCAAATCTATCGATACGTCCGAGGCTCGTAAGGTACCTGGTGTTGTTGGCATCTATACGTGTTTCGACGTACCTGAACATCCCTATCCTGTGGCTGGTCACCCGTGGTATGCGGATTCACGTGCCGAGAAACGCGATCTTCCCGATCGTAAACTTCTTGATGCGCGCGTACGTATTTATGGGGACAATATCGCCGCTGTTGTTGCTGAGGATACCGTAGCCTGTGACAGGGCTCTTGCCAAAATCAAAGTTGAATATGAAGAGTGGCCGGTTGTCTACGATCCCAAGGAGGCTCTTGCAGGTACTGAGCATCCTATTCAAGAAGGAAAGCCCGACAATGTGGTCGCACACACGCATGTGCAAACCAGCGAAGACGACCTTGTTAAAAAAGGCTACAAGAGTGTCGATGAGGTTTTACACGACCCTGCCTATCATCATTTTTCAGCTCATCTCACTACGGCCGAGCAGAGCCAGGCTCATATTGAGACGTGTGTTTCGTATTGTTATGAGGAAAATGACAAAATCGTCTGCGTTTCATCAACGCAAATTCCTCATATCGTTCGTCGTGTAATTGGCCAGGCGCTGGGTATTCCTTGGGGAAAGGTTCGAGTTATCAAGCCGTATATTGGCGGCGGATTTGGTACGAAACAAGACGTTCATTACGAGCCTTTGAATGCATGGCTCTGCCATCAGGTAGGCGGCAGGTGTGTAAAACTCGAGCTGAGCCGTGAAGAGCTCTTCTATGCTACAAGCGGCCGTCAGCCCAAGAGTTTTGATGTTGAGGCAAGCGTGGATGATGATATGCACCTGCATGCTCGCTCCATCAAAGCATGGTCTAATACGGGTGGCTATATCCACCACGGTCACGCCCTGATTTTGAATTCTGTCAATACGTTCCGCTGGCTCTATCATACGTGTGAGGATGCCATTTCCTGCGAGGCATGGACCGTTCACACCAATGGACCTCATACAGGTGCTATGCGTGCGTACGGCGTTCCCGAAGGTAACTGGGCTGCAGAATGTCTCATGAGCGATATTGCATATGACATGGGCTGGGATGGCATTGAATTCCGTATGGCCAATGCTATTCAAAAAGGCTATGTGGATGAGTTCAGTCCCGGACATTATGTTGCAGCAAATACCTGCGGTTTGCCTGAGTGTATCGAGAAGGGCAAGGCGTATATCGAGTGGGATAAAAAGAAGAAAGAGTATGCAAACGAGACCGGCCCCATCCGTCACGGCGTTGGTGTTTCATGTTTTGTCTATAAGACGGCGGTGGCACCGTTTGCGCTTGAGACTGCTACGGCTGCAGTAACGCTTAACCAAGACGGCAGCGTTCAGCTGCAGATGGGGGCAACCGAGATCGGTCAGGGCGCTGATACGGTCTTTACACAGATGGCAGCGGAGGCCATCGGAGTGGATAGTGAAGACGTGCATATCGTTTCATTCCAAGACACCGATGTAACTCCGTATGACTCGGGTGCGTATGCTTCTCGCCAGACCTATGTCTCGGGTACGGCGGTCAAGAAGGCGGGCGAGCAACTCAGATCAAAGATTCTTGAATTTGCATCGTATATATATCCCAATGCACAGGGAACCCTTGATTTACATGATCATGCAATCTTTGATGCGGTTGGCGATAAGGTTTGTGATCTGGAGGAGCTTGCCCTTGAGGCGTACTACAACATGGAGCACTGCGATCAGCTCTATGGGCGCGCTACCATCAATATACACTCCAACACCATTGCCGTTGGTTGTACGTTTGCAGACGTTACGGTGGATATGCCCTTGGGCCAAGTTACCATCAACAAGATTATTAACGTACAGGATTCCGGCAGGCTCATCAATCCCAAGCTTGTGGAACAGCAGGTTCATGGCGGCATGTCGCAATCCATTGGGTTTGCCCTCTACGAGGAAATTCTGGTAGATCCGAAGAACGCTCGCGTTCTTAATCCTACGCTTTTGGATTACAAGATTCCTACAACTATGGATGTGCCTGATCTTGAGGCCCAGTTTGTAGAGACCGATGATCCTACGGGACCGTACGGCAATAAGGCTGTGGGCGAGACAACGACTATTTCTCCAGCTGCTGCCATTCGTGATGCTATTTTGGATGCAACCGGAGTTAAGTTCTACGAAGAGCCCATGACTCCTCAACGTTTGTTCGAGGGCTTTAAGAGAGAGGGGCTGATTTAA
- a CDS encoding ABC transporter permease, translating into MSKKTFSVFGGTNREHLISALVPVISIILALIIGAIIIACLGKNPIKGYALLFSGSVGSKSRIAQTLMSACPLIFTSLCAAFAYKCGVFNLGGEGQFVMGATCAIMTVLGFHLEGIVAIVVALLVGIVVGGIWGLLPGIMKITRGLNEMITSIMLNYVAVLFMSWVYTGPFRGGDNPETLPIPDSAQLPRIAKFHVGVILAILLAFFLWYVIFKTSFGFKIRAVGINPIASRVNGFSVGKLMVLSFIISGAIAGLGGSVEILGKQYRLLAGFGTGVGFDGVAIALIAQLNPIGSMVVALFFGMLTTGATSMQVGIMVPTAITEIIRALIIIFAVSGIAMLKLPKIKAVLLPAITGKMTDEKSNDSKKAEVEA; encoded by the coding sequence GTGAGTAAGAAAACGTTTAGCGTTTTTGGGGGAACCAACAGAGAGCATCTTATTTCTGCGCTCGTTCCGGTTATTTCCATTATTTTGGCGCTCATAATCGGTGCCATTATCATTGCGTGCTTGGGAAAAAATCCTATTAAAGGATATGCGCTTTTGTTCTCAGGTTCTGTGGGAAGTAAGTCACGTATTGCACAGACACTCATGAGTGCATGCCCCTTGATCTTTACCTCATTGTGCGCTGCCTTTGCATACAAGTGCGGTGTTTTTAACTTGGGAGGAGAAGGCCAGTTTGTCATGGGTGCTACGTGTGCCATTATGACGGTTCTTGGTTTTCATCTTGAAGGCATAGTGGCCATCGTTGTCGCACTTCTCGTGGGAATTGTGGTTGGGGGCATCTGGGGCTTGCTTCCTGGTATCATGAAAATAACTCGAGGCCTCAACGAGATGATTACGTCAATCATGCTGAACTATGTGGCCGTCTTGTTTATGAGTTGGGTTTATACGGGGCCTTTCCGTGGTGGAGACAACCCCGAGACACTTCCTATTCCCGATAGTGCACAACTGCCTCGTATTGCCAAATTTCATGTAGGTGTCATTCTTGCAATTCTTCTTGCATTTTTCCTTTGGTATGTCATTTTTAAGACCTCGTTTGGCTTTAAGATCCGTGCGGTTGGTATTAACCCCATTGCATCTCGCGTGAATGGTTTTTCGGTTGGCAAACTCATGGTGCTTTCCTTCATTATTTCCGGCGCCATTGCCGGCCTTGGAGGATCTGTCGAGATTTTGGGTAAGCAGTACCGTCTGCTCGCCGGTTTTGGAACGGGAGTTGGCTTTGATGGCGTAGCTATTGCGCTTATTGCCCAACTTAATCCTATAGGCTCTATGGTAGTTGCGCTTTTCTTTGGAATGCTTACTACCGGAGCTACTTCCATGCAGGTTGGCATTATGGTGCCTACCGCCATTACCGAGATTATTCGCGCTCTTATCATTATCTTTGCGGTTTCTGGTATTGCTATGTTGAAGCTGCCCAAGATTAAGGCTGTTCTTCTTCCTGCAATTACGGGAAAGATGACAGACGAGAAAAGCAACGATTCTAAGAAAGCGGAGGTGGAGGCATAA
- a CDS encoding ABC transporter ATP-binding protein produces the protein MGELLRMEGVDKRFGSFYANRDVSLSIQEGEVHTLLGENGAGKSTLMNCLMGLYTPSAGKIFMHGKEVKIDSPRDAVEQGIGMVHQHFMLIEAMTGLENVILGTKVHASPIMQKEQDKKDIEALAARYGLEVNLDAKVSEMSIGEQQRIEILKVLYRGANLLILDEPTAVLTDIEVEGLFDIMNSLTAEGKSIIFISHKMREVMRISDSITVLRAGRSIATVNINDTTEQELADLMIGREFTESYYEKHTSSDQPIMTLTHVALHPEIKHGGLKDVSLTIHAGEVLGVAGIDGNGQSQLAQVITGLVAPERGEVETTEGKVALFSPQDFIDFGMANIPEDRNRMGLVGDMSIADNLILKQTTSERFSFGHGAWLRTDKIQEYAENMREKNDIRCVSVNQSARSLSGGNQQKVILARELDGNPKLMVAVYPTRGLDIGATEFVHDSIIAQRDAGCAVLLISADFDEVLKLSDRIVVLFEGEIMGIYPGDNPPVKEISLAMAGQTGGQSRE, from the coding sequence ATGGGAGAGCTTCTCAGGATGGAAGGCGTTGACAAACGGTTTGGCTCATTTTATGCAAACCGCGATGTCAGCCTGTCTATCCAAGAAGGGGAGGTGCATACCCTTTTAGGAGAAAACGGCGCGGGCAAGTCAACGCTCATGAACTGCCTTATGGGCCTTTATACTCCTTCTGCGGGAAAGATTTTCATGCACGGGAAGGAAGTCAAGATAGACTCTCCCCGTGACGCGGTTGAGCAGGGAATTGGCATGGTGCATCAGCATTTCATGCTAATAGAGGCCATGACAGGGCTGGAAAATGTCATTCTTGGAACCAAGGTGCACGCGTCTCCTATTATGCAAAAAGAGCAAGACAAGAAAGACATTGAAGCTTTAGCTGCTCGCTATGGCCTTGAGGTTAACCTTGACGCAAAGGTCTCCGAGATGTCCATTGGCGAACAGCAAAGAATTGAGATTCTCAAGGTTTTGTACCGCGGTGCCAACCTCCTCATTCTTGACGAACCAACCGCCGTGCTTACTGACATTGAAGTCGAAGGTCTCTTTGATATCATGAACTCCCTGACGGCTGAAGGTAAATCCATTATCTTCATCTCTCATAAAATGCGTGAGGTTATGCGCATTTCTGACAGCATAACCGTGCTTCGCGCCGGACGCTCCATTGCAACGGTGAATATCAACGATACGACCGAACAAGAACTTGCCGATCTTATGATTGGCCGAGAGTTTACGGAAAGCTATTACGAAAAACACACCAGCTCCGATCAGCCAATCATGACCTTAACACACGTAGCGCTTCATCCGGAAATCAAGCATGGCGGTCTTAAGGACGTGTCTTTAACCATCCATGCAGGAGAGGTATTAGGTGTAGCAGGTATTGACGGGAATGGCCAATCTCAGCTTGCACAGGTAATTACCGGTCTTGTTGCCCCTGAGAGGGGTGAAGTAGAGACAACAGAGGGTAAAGTTGCGCTCTTCTCGCCGCAAGATTTCATCGATTTTGGAATGGCAAACATCCCGGAAGACCGTAACAGAATGGGTCTTGTGGGAGACATGTCTATTGCCGACAACCTGATTCTTAAGCAGACTACATCGGAGCGTTTTTCCTTTGGTCATGGCGCATGGCTGAGAACCGATAAGATTCAGGAATATGCAGAAAATATGCGTGAGAAGAACGATATTCGCTGCGTCTCCGTAAATCAGTCTGCCCGCAGTCTTTCAGGCGGCAATCAGCAAAAGGTTATTCTTGCCCGTGAGCTTGACGGAAATCCCAAGCTTATGGTTGCAGTGTATCCAACACGTGGTTTGGATATTGGGGCTACCGAGTTTGTGCATGATTCGATTATTGCGCAACGTGATGCGGGTTGCGCGGTGTTGCTTATTAGTGCGGACTTTGACGAGGTCTTGAAGCTATCTGACAGAATCGTTGTTCTTTTTGAGGGCGAAATTATGGGAATTTATCCCGGCGATAATCCACCTGTCAAAGAAATCTCTCTTGCTATGGCAGGCCAGACAGGAGGACAGTCTCGTGAGTAA